From a region of the Alosa sapidissima isolate fAloSap1 chromosome 9, fAloSap1.pri, whole genome shotgun sequence genome:
- the LOC121719397 gene encoding NACHT, LRR and PYD domains-containing protein 12-like isoform X8 has protein sequence MMWGQLGNWVQGTTQNQSPDTGNDQQQQHVVNATITAQTGAQVIAPTITHCNIQSLSFTEESKGPDSIAIEKVLKDHKIHMKKRYGSVFEGLVQRKEHKKPLNRIFTQLYITKGESEEVNSDHEIWQIETANRKQQRQHTAVSINDIFEDEHIRTVMTKGVAGVGKTVSVQKFILDWAEGRANDDVTFVLCLCFRELNLLKDDEKSLQELVLNFYQELKPLRDTNTFEECKVVFILDGLDESRLQFDFQKNKSVFDIQEKTSLDALITNLLKGHLLPSALVWITSRPAAAELIPSDHIDQFTEVRGFNDAQKMEYFKKRLVNSPKADKIIKHVKTTKSLYIMCHLPVFCCITATVMQSMLDQGDTEEIPKTLTEMYVHFLFTQLKMTNHKFVGNKVSDRKAFLTEHKDGILKLAELAFRKLEEKEGSILFYEDDLKECGINLEDASVLCGLCTEIFKVEPVMFQKRFYSFVHLSIQEFLAALHVFASFRNKDMEALKPFLEEKPKKVFLYLLLKSAITEAIQSNNGHLDLFVRFLVGISLDSNHTFLEGLLPDPVDEDKKDNQMSMELVIRHIKSLVQEKLSPERFINLMNCLTEMKDDSVHKELERYLQYEKSPGTELTSAHCSALANMILLSEEPLEVFDLERYNLGDEGRERLLPAVRWCTKARLTECKLSANCGEIVASALKSEHSPLRVLDLKRSYLTETGLKMVCSGLITPHCKLQSLSLAGCRRNLDSTCEVLGRALLSVRSHLTELDLSCNTLSSPDMRALTTGLKIPACNVEKLRLRSCSLSDSACEMLASVLRSEPCSLIELDLRDNVLNDTSIKLLSEAIKSPHCNLEKLRLSASKLTKASWRFLTSVFHGELDLSESRLLMSELEQLWAALRSPDCRVNTLRLKRCYLTGDHSLAKFGQILASVLSSDGSHLKELDLSDNDLQDSGVELLSSGLQNSQCTLEILRLSFCGVTEKGCEFLASALSANPSYLRELDLSYNHPGEAGVKLLTERKDDCKLEILNVENNAECWRKSGLRKYTSELTWNTNTMNKQLLLSDGNRKVTCKFQEQDYPPHLERFDTVEQVLASEGFSERCYWEAEWDGFRVYLGMAYKDVERKGGGGRLGHNDKSWSLRCYYDETVKGFPVNSYAACHDNYITLIESPGCDSRRIGVYLDHAAGTMTFYSISSDSFTHLHTFYHRFTEPLYPGIQFVSDFHTEDSVFLCKIE, from the exons ATGATGTGGGGGCAACTGGGGAATTGGGTTCAGGGAACCACCCAGAACCAAAGTCCAGACACAG gaaatgaccagcagcagcagcatgtagTAAATGCTACAATCACAGCCCAGACTGGAGCTCAGGTCATCGCTCCTACAATAACACACTGTAACATCCAAAGTCTGTCTTTTACGGAGGAGTCCAAAGGTCCAG ATTCCATAGCTATTGAGAAAGTCTTAAAAGACCACAAGATACACATGAAGAAGCGGTATGGCTCTGTGTTTGAGGGCCTTGTGCAAAGAAAAGAACACAAAAAGCCTCTCAACAGGATCTTCACCCAGCTGTACATcacaaagggagagagtgaagaggtGAACAGCGACCATGAAATTTGGCAGATTGAGACAGCAAACAGGAAACAACAAAGGCAACACACAGCAGTTAGCATCAATGACATATTTGAAGACGAACACATCAGAACAGTGATGACCAAAGGTGTTGCGGGTGTTGGAAAGACGGTGTCCGTGCAGAAGTTTATACTGGATTGGGCGGAGGGACGAGCCAATGATGACGTGACCTTTGTCTTATGTCTCTGTTTCAGAGAACTGAACTTGCTCAAAGATGACGAGAAAAGTCTTCAGGAACTAGTGCTTAATTTCTATCAGGAGCTCAAACCACTGAGAGACACAAACACCTTCGAGGAATGTAAGGTTGTGTTCATTCTCGATGGTCTCGATGAGAGCAGATTACAATTTGATTTTCAGAAAAACAAATCTGTGTTTGACATACAAGAGAAAACATCACTGGATGCACTGATAACTAACCTCCTTAAGGGACACCTTCTTCCATCAGCTTTAGTGTGGATAACTTCACGGCCAGCAGCTGCTGAACTGATCCCCTCCGATCACATCGACCAGTTTACTGAAGTCCGCGGATTCAACGATGCACAAAAGATGGAGTACTTCAAGAAGAGACTTGTCAATAGTCCCAAGGCAGACAAAATCATCAAACATGTCAAGACAACAAAGAGTCTTTACATCATGTGCCATTTACCAGTCTTCTGTTGCATCACTGCCACTGTTATGCAGAGCATGTTGGATCAGGGTGACACTGAGGAGATTCCCAAAACCCTAACAGAAATGTATGTCCACTTCCTTTTCACGCAGCTCAAGATGACAAACCACAAGTTTGTCGGGAATAAGGTGTCAGACCGGAAAGCTTTTCTCACTGAACACAAGGACGGCATCCTAAAGCTAGCAGAACTGGCCTTCCGCAAgctggaggagaaagagggttCGATCCTGTTTTACGAAGATGACCTGAAAGAGTGCGGTATCAATCTGGAAGATGCGTCTGTCCTGTGTGGTTTGTGCACAGAAATATTCAAGGTGGAACCTGTGATGTTTCAGAAGAGGTTCTACAGCTTTGTGCACCTAAGTATACAGGAATTCCTTGCTGCACTCCACGTGTTCGCCTCCTTTAGGAACAAGGACATGGAAGCACTGAAACCCTTTCTTGAGGAGAAACCAAAGAAAGTGTTCTTGTACCTACTCCTGAAGAGTGCCATAACCGAAGCCATTCAGAGCAACAACGGACACCTGGATCTCTTTGTCCGCTTCCTGGTGGGAATCTCTCTGGATTCCAACCACACCTTCCTGGAAGGGCTGCTGCCAGATCCCGTGGACGAGGACAAAAAAGACAATCAAATGAGCATGGAATTGGTGATCAGGCATATCAAGTCTTTGGTGCAAGAGAAACTCTCCCCCGAAAGATTCATAAACCTCATGAACTGCCTGACAGAGATGAAGGACGACTCAGTCCACAAGGAACTTGAGCGCTACTTGCAGTATGAGAAGTCCCCCGGAACAGAGCTTACATCCGCCCACTGCTCTGCACTGGCCAACATGATCCTGCTCTCAGAAGAGCCGCTGGAGGTGTTTGACCTTGAACGTTACAATTTGGGAgacgaggggagagagaggctgcTGCCGGCTGTTAGGTGGTGCACAAAAGCCAG GCTTACGGAATGCAAGCTCTCGGCTAACTGTGGGGAGATTGTGGCCTCAGCCCTAAAATCTGAGCACTCACCTCTAAGGGTGCTGGACCTCAAAAGGAGCTACCTCACAGAGACtgggctgaagatggtctgCTCAGGACTCATAACCCCTCATTGCAAACTGCAGTCTCTGAG TCTGGCGGGTTGCAGGCGGAACTTGGACTCCACATGTGAGGTGCTGGGAAGGGCTCTCCTGTCCGTCAGATCCCACCTCACAGAGCTGGACTTGAGCTGCAACACGCTAAGCAGCCCAGACATGAGGGCACTCACCACTGGACTTAAGATTCCTGCCTGTAACGTTGAGAAATTAAG GTTGCGGAGTTGCTCACTTAGTGACTCTGCTTGTGAGATGCTGGCAAGTGTTCTTCGATCAGAACCATGCAGCCTGATAGAACTGGATCTAAGGGACAACGTGCTGAATGACACAAGCATAAAACTGCTGTCTGAGGCCATAAAGTCCCCACATTGTAATCTGGAGAAACTGAG ACTGTCAGCCTCCAAGCTCACCAAGGCATCCTGGAGGTTTTTGACGTCGGTATTCCATGGGGAACTGGACCTGAGTGAGAGCAGGCTCCTGATGTCCGAGCTGGAGCAGCTGTGGGCAGCCCTGAGGAGCCCAGACTGCAGAGTGAACACACTCAG GTTGAAGCGCTGCTATCTGACAGGTGACCACTCTTTGGCCAAGTTTGGCCAAATTTTGGCCTCAGTCCTCAGTTCAGATGGGTCCCACCTGAAGGAGCTGGACCTGAGTGACAACGACCTGCAGGACTCAGGAGTGGAGCTGCTCTCCTCTGGACTACAGAACTCACAGTGCACACTGGAGAtcctgag GTTGTCGTTCTGTGGTGTGACTGAGAAAGGCTGTGAGTTTCTGGCTTCTGCCCTGAGTGCAAACCCCTCCTATCTGAGAGAGCTGGACCTGAGCTACAACCACCCAGGAGAGGCTGGAGTCAAGCTGCTCACTGAGAGAAAGGACGACTGCAAACTGGAAATCCTCAA tgtggagaacaatGCAGAGTGCTGGAGGAAGTCAGGACTCCGGAAAT ACACCAGCGAGCTCACGTGGAACACCAACACCATGAACAAGCAGCTCTTACTGTCTGATGGGAACCGGAAGGTTACATGCAAGTTCCAGGAACAAGACTACCCGCCCCACCTGGAAAGGTTTGACACGGTCGAGCAGGTTCTGGCCAGCGAGGGGTTCTCAGAACGCTGCTACTGGGAGGCCGAGTGGGATGGGTTCCGTGTCTACCTGGGCATGGCGTACAAAGAcgtggagaggaaagggggtGGGGGCCGCCTCGGCCACAACGACAAGTCCTGGTCTCTGCGCTGCTACTATGACGAAACTGTCAAAGGCTTTCCTGTGAATTCTTACGCCGCTTGTCATGATAATTACATAACCCTGATCGAATCGCCCGGGTGCGACTCCAGGCGTATTGGAGTGTACTTGGACCATGCGGCCGGCACAATGACCTTCTACAGCATCTCTTCCGACAGCTTTACCCACCTGCACACGTTttatcacagattcactgagcCTCTCTATCCAGGAATCCAGTTTGTTTCTGATTTTCACACAGAAGACAGTGTGTTCCTGTGCAAGATTGAATAG